The segment CGCGTCCATGCTCGACCTCTACTGCGGCACGGGCGCGGTGGGTATCGAGGCTCTTTCCAACGGAGCGGCGGCGTGCTGTTTCATCGACCACACCTATAAAATGATGTCCGTCCTGAAGAAAAATCTCGAAACCATTGTCGGCGACCGTTCGCGCTACCGTGTCATCAAGCATAACGCGTCGATGATCGCCGAAGCGTTCGCGGGCGACACGGAACCGCCCCGTTTCGATATCGTGTTCGCCGACCCGTTCTACGACGATACCCGTTACGTTTTCGAACGCATCTACGAGGGCGTATTTCCTCTCCTCAATCCCGGCGGTATTTTCATTATCGAGCACGGCGAGCGGCTCGACCTGAACGATTATCCCGATTTCTCGGAGACCCGGCATTACGGCGACACCTATCTTTCATTATTTATTAAAGACGGCGGTAACTGATGAATATATTGGGATTCGATACATCGGCCGCGGCATATTCGACTGTCGGGGTGTTGAACGGACGGGGCGAGTTTTTCGGGATGCCCCCGCAAAGCGGGGGAAGTTCCGAGGAACGCCTGATGGACACCGTGCGCGCGGTAATCGAACTCGCGGGGATGACATTCGACGATATCGGGCTGATCGGGGCGGGCATAGGCCCCGGCTCGTTCACCGGGATACGGATAGGCATATCCGCCGCGCGCAGCCTCGCATGGGCGTCGGGGAAGCCCCTGATCGGCGTCAGCTCCCTCGAACTGCTCGCGCGTTCGGTACGGACGCCGCGCGCCGGAGCGGTATGCGCGGTCACAGACGCGCGGATGAAGCGGGTGTTCGCGGCGGTATTCCGCGGCGGGGTACGCATTATGGAGGACTCCGATATCGAGCCGGAACGTCTCGCGGAGACGCTTCGCGCGCTTCCCGATAGGGAGATCCTGCTCGCGGGAGACGGCCTGACCCGTTATGGGGACATATTCGCGGCAATCGGCGGAAAGGAAGTCACGCTCGCCCCGGACGCGCGTATCGGCGCGGAGGCTATCTGCCGGACTGCTATGGAACGGTTTGACGCGGGGGATAACGGGGATTTTCATAAGGCCGAGCCGGTGTACCTTCGGAAGAGCGAAGCGGAGAATTTGTGGGCTGCCGCGCAGACTAATCCCGATAATAAGGTGAAATAACAATACAGGCGTCTGCCCGCGGTTAAGCAGTGATAAAAGATAACGCGAGGTACAACAATAAATCAGAGCCGCCTTTAACGGCGGCTCCATCTATTTTAAACGGCTCTGTTCGATTTGGCGCTAGTTCGTTCCGTTCATACCGTTATAAGGAATCATTTCCTTCTTTTCCAGTTCCATTCTATACTTTTCCTGCTCGTAGAGGATAATATCTTCCGTCAGCATCTTGTTCTCAGCAGCCTGCGCCTTCTGGCCCTTCAGGGTGATAATGCCCCATACGGATTCGTCGTTGATATCCTGCGAGACCTCGTCGTCCACAATATAGGGGGTATAGCTCATCTCGACGTTATGGATATAAGTCACGAAATCCCCGCCTACCTCGCTGCCGAGACGGTAAATGACAATCGAGTTAAATACGTAGAACGGGATATCCTTCGGGTACAACGGTATCTTTTTCAGCGACTTGGCGTACATTTTATCCGTGAAATTGGGGTTTACCCATGTCAGCTTACGCCACCCGTTGAAGAATAGGGAACCGAAGTAGATTTCCGTCATATTCTTATCGCGGTCGGTAAGACGCAGGGAGAGCATGTTATTGTAGTTACGGCCGTTTACCCAGATGGATATCGCCTTGATTTCCCACGCGTTGGGCATCACCCCATTCTCGGCGTTGGCAAACGACCCCTGATCGTTATACACCTTTACCGGGAACGGCGGCTTGATGACGGCGTAGCAGTTGTTATTCCATGTGGGGAAGTGAACGCGAACGCCCATTATCAGCCCGAATTTTTTACTATCGACAGGCTTTATATAACTGAGTACACGATTCTCGAGAAAAGCCGCCGATTCATTCAGTTCAACCACCCAGTTCGAGAGTAAAAAGTCCTCATATCCCAATACCGCTTTCGGAACGCCGTCGATATTGGTAATATAAGTCTTCTTAGGATCCGGGAACTGCTCCATGATTTTCTTGTCGTACTGCCCGAATTCTATGAAGGTTCTCGTAATAACACCGAACATGCCATCCGCGAAGATCGTGAATATCAGCGCGAAAATAATTCCATAGACCCATCTCATATTCCTCTCCTTCTGCACCATCACTTTTACAATTTATAGAATCGGAATAATATGAAAACACATTAGGATTTATGCTAAAATTTATCGCGCGTGTCATTCAGTTCAGTAAAGATTCTACTATAGTACACTAAGAGAATTGTTTCTAACGATTTTTAGACAGGTTCTTCCGCGGGGTTTTTACCGCCGTTTGAAGATGGACAAAGCTTTTTCAGGACGCATAACTCACAGCGGGGCTTGTTTTTACAGACATCCTTCCCCTGCTCGACTATCAGCGCGTGAAACTCCCGGTACAGCAGGATATCGTTATCGGTATACTTTTCAAAATACGCGCGTATCGTATCGTACTCCGCGTCCTTATCGACCGCCCCCATCCGTGAGAATATCCGCCGCGTGTACGCGTCCACCACGAATACCGGCATCCCCAGCCCGTAGAGCAGGATGGAGTCGGCGGTCTCCTTACCCACACCCCACACGGACAGCAGGGATTCCCGCGCCTGCTCGAGCGGAAGCTCCGCGAGGCGGGACAGTTTCCCCTTTAGCTCCGTATCGATATAGAGGTTCAGCGCCTTCAGTTTCTTCGCCTTCTGGTTGAAGTATCCCGACGGTTTGACCATCTCCGCGAGCGCGTCCGGCGGGGTAACGGCTATCCCCCTCCGGCTCAACACCTTCGCGCGCTTGAGGTTATCGATCGCGAGCACGACATTCCCCCACGCGGTATTCTGGGTGAGGATCGCCCCGACCGCGATCTCGAATATCTCAGCGGGAGTCCGTTGGCGGACAAGGTATTCCGGCAGATAGTGCGGGCGGGCGTTCTTCACGATCGGCCACCAGTTCCGTGGGCCGAAATGTTTCAATAGGAGGGCGTATGTTCTATCGAGGAGCGCGCGGGGCTTCATGGGATTTCTCTCGGGTTTTCTAATATAATAGCGAAATAAGCGCGGAAAGGCAAGAAAAAGGGCTGCCACCGCGTGGGGATACGATCACACATAATAAAAAACCCGTGCTCGAGCGTCGATAAAAACCGCTCCCTGCACGGGCTGTATTATTTGAATTGATATCCGCTAATTCATCCGTATCCGGGTCACTACCCCGTAATGGTCGGAAACCACTCCCAGTACCGACGGGGTGAATATAATCTGAGATGTCACCACCTGGTAGGCGGAATTGGTTTTCATAAAGATGTAGTCGATTCTGCCGGGGAAGTCGCCAAGGATAGTGTAATGCTGTGAGAGGGCGGGTTTATTATTCGCAGTAGGATTGACGTTAAAATAGGTATCCACATACTCGCCGGAATTTACCATTGCGAAATATCCCTCGCTCCACGGCGCGTCCGACGTCGGATTGACATTATAGTCCCCGCAAACTAATGTCAGAACCGGAGCCCCAACGTTAGTCTCTTTGGTGTTTACCAATGTTTTTAAATTAGCTATAGAAGGTAACTGGGATAAGGTCGCTTCTCTCCAGTATAAATGGGTCGAGAAGAAATTAATTTTTCCGAAAACGGGATAATTCAGCTCCGAGTAAATCACCTTCCGTGACTTTATACTAGAGGTCGATGTATCGGAAGTAATATATATATTAACAGACGATAACGGCGGTGTTTTAGACAGACATGCGATACCCTCTTCCCAAACACTCCATCCGTAATGCGCCCAGTCCCAGACATAATAATAATCCAGCCCATAGTATTCTTTTAGCCTTTTTATAATTATATATGCCATATTATCGACACGGATATTATTCGTCAGAATAGCGCTGGTGTTTTTCTGCGCGCATTCCTGCAACGCGACCAGATCGACGTCCAATTTAGCTATTAAATCGACAATCATATCAAACTTCGCATCCTGACCGGTTTCCTGATAGGTATGCATATTTAATGTGAGAATTACCAATTCATTGGTCGGTTTACTATTCAGATCGGGATTATAGGAATACTTCAATGTATCCTGAGTAGTGATATTGACCACTCCTGCGTCCGCAGCGGGAAGCATGGGCTTAGTATAACCGATATAGTAATCTCCTACGATGTCACCAGTATCTTCATAACAAACCACCCGATAAAAGTTTGTTACACCTGCGGTCAATTCGGAATGAAAATAGGAGCGATTTGTGGAATTCGTAATAAGAAAAGCACTGCTCATATTATTCGTCGAACAATACAATCCATAACTAACAGCGCCGCTTACTTGATCCCATTCGATAAATACACTATTTGTCATTATTCCGCTTTTAATCTGCAGGATAGCTTTTTCGGGTATATCCTGCACAACGGGAGGTTCCGCGCACCCGGACAAAATTAAAACCGAAAACATAAACAGAATGTATCCTTTCATCTGAACCTCCACCCCTTTGGGAATTATTTTGATTATTCCTCTTATTCTAACTCAAAAATTGAAAAAGAACAAAAAAGATACTTTATATAAAACTAATTTACAAGTACAATAAAAATTACTTACTTTCCGGTAATTGAAAGTTATCGAATTTCGGATCGCTGAAATTTGTTTCGTTGATATTAAACTCACCATAGAGCAGGAATATTTTCTGCGCGTTCTTCTGATACTCGTCTAACGATTTTACCGCTGCCAATGCCGCCATCGGGTCAAATTTATTTTTCGCGGCCGTCATCTGCTCCCTATTCTTCTGGTTAAATATTTCGCTTTTCTTATAGAGCGTATCGTCCACCGCTATCTTCTGTTTCAGGTAATCCTGAAAATTAGCGGAGGATTTTTTTATCGCTATTAGATTCGAAAGCGCCTCGCGGAATATATCCGTCTGGTATACAATAAGGGTTTTTATATTTTCCGTATACTCCTTCAAATCAACCGGTTCTTTCATTTTTTCAATCTTTTGCGCGGTGGTCTCCGCCGCACAGGACATTAATAATAACATAAATACAGGAAAAATCTTTCTCATAAAAATCTCCTTACGATATCAGTAGGATTATTATACAGGCTGAATTTAAAATGTCAATTGTTTAAGGGAAAGACGCCGGAGAAAACATCATGGGCAGTTCTAATAGCTCAATAAAAATGCCAAAATTACTAAATATTTAGATACCCCTGTCATTGCGAGCGTATGCGAAGCAATCTATTCTATTGTCATTTAATAAATTACATAGACTGCTTCGTCACTGTGTTCCTCGCAGTGACATAGTAATATCTTTTTTATTCGATAATTATGCGTATTCATTTCATTTCCATGAAGTTTTTAGAACCACCCTCATTACTTGACACGGAACACCATCGCCGCCCCGGTGATATTCCGTTTATCGTCGAGAATAGGCGCGCACCTCGGCTCGATCGGCACGCTTTTACCGTCCTTGGATATGATAGACACTTCTTTCCCGCATGACGGATTACGGGCGGAATGCGTAAATGTATTCGCCATTTCCTGAAGGCAGCGGATACATTGATATTCGGGATATTCCTTCTTGAGCGAAATAATCTCGCTGGAGTGGCCTCCGATCGCTTCTTTACGGGTATGCCCGGAATATTTTTCCGCGACTGAATTGATATGCACAATGTACCCTTCCCGGTCCATTGTGATAATCCCTTCGTCCACACTCTCGAGCATTATCTCGAGGGTCTTCCGTTCTCGGGCGATAGTCTCCTCGATCCGCCGCTGTTCGGTGACATTCCGCAGGGCGAGGATAATCCCCGCGAGCTGGTTCTCGCTGTTCCAGAACGGTTGTGCGCGAAGCCGGTAGATCGATATTCCGCCGTCCTCGCACGACTTTTCTATCTCGGTCTCGGAATGCTCCGCCCCGTGGGTAATCTCGTTGATCGCGCGGGTGACTGTCGAAAAAAGCGGCTCTTTCAGGATATCGCGGTAATGCTTGCCGATTGCCTTATCGGACTTTATCCCCCATGTCTCCGAAAACACCTTATTCATCCGCATAATATTCAGATTGGGGTCGAACGCAACCAGCGCATCCCCGGATACATTGAATATCTCCTGCATTTCGCGGAAGGCCACATTAAGATTATCCTCCATCTCTTTACGGTCGGATATATCGATGATTGCGACCAGGCATTGCGTATAGTTGTCGTTGTGGTCTTTGATTGCGATTGTTTCGAGCTGAGCGAATATTTTACAGCCGTTCATTTTCTTGAACAGGACTTCGCAGGATTCCTTCTTCTTCGTGTCGAACGCTTTCTCACGGTGGAAATAGAGAACGTCCCAATAGGATTTATCGAGATAGAGCGCGAGCGGCCGCGATATCAGCCGGAAACGGTCGATACCGAGAATCTGGGCTATCGTCAGGTTCGCCTCGAGTATCACTCCCTCCTTATCGAGGGTGACATACCCCACAGGCGAAAAATCGTACAGCGCATAATATTTATCGCGCGAGCGTTCGAATGCGTCCTGAATTCCTTGGGCGTCCCCGGAATGGTTAAGCGTGTCGGCATTTTTCAACTGGGCGTCATGAAGAAACTTTTTAACGGAATCATCCGTCATTTTCTCCATCGTATCCTTCCTTACCCCCGCATCCTCTCCAGTCGCATGCCTGTGCTTGATATGCGTCAATCCCCACTTCTTGTGATGCAATCACCGCCCCTTTCGCGTGATACTTTAGCGCTACCCTTCCCTCACCCGCCGGAACATTTTTCAAAGCTCTTACTATTATTTACAAATCTGACCGCGAATATCCTTAAATATTCACCCTTTCGCGCTAAACCTTTTTTATCTCCGAATAATAACGATCCAACTGCGCGGGTGTGATAAATTCGGACGTGCTCGCCTCAATCGTACAGGTGTAACGCGCCGTGATCTGCGCGCGAAGTACCGCCTCGTCCAACGGGTACTGATCGAGGAAATACGCCGACAGGAACCCCACCGCGAGCGAATCCCCCGCCCCGTTGGTGTCGGTCACCGGCCGGTCCATCTCCACCGGAGGATAAAAACGCACCATATCCCGGAAACCGACCGCGCATCCCTCCGCGCCGCGCCCGCATATTACGATCCGTTCGGGCTTGCCCTCGAGGAATCGTTTGATGAGCGGGGTGGGGTCGGGGAAATTCGCGGAGGAAAAGAACAGCACGTCCGCCCATTCGATAAAATCCTTACGGTACTCGTCGTTCATTTCGACTATATCCTGGATATCGCAGGATATTATATTTCCCGCCTCGCGCGATAACGGGAGGAGGTAACGCGCCCAGTTGACGATGCTGAAATGGGCGATATTCGACCGCCGGAGGATTCCCGCGCTCAGTTCCAGATCGGGACGGATATTCATCGCGCCCTTGCCGTCATAGAAATTCTTGCGGCGCCCGTCCTTGTACATGACGTTTACCGAACGGATAGTTCCCTCGGGGTCGGTGAACAGCCCGGTCAGGTCGATCTTGTCGCGGGCGAATTCCTCGCGGATATACCGCCCCTGGAAATCCCCGCCGATCGTCCCGATGAACGCGGTGTTCTTCCCCTGGGAGCGGAAGAGTCGCGAGCAGTATCCGCCCGCGCACCCGATATAGTCACGGTTCCGGCTGAAATTCGCCTCGACCGAAAAATCCACCTCGTTCGCATAGAGATAAATATTGGTATCGATACCGGCTGCGCCTATCACGGCCGCATGAAAATCCCTCGTGCTCAAATTTTTCTCCTTAGCGGGCGATTACTCTATTTCCGCCCATTTTTTTCGCTTCGTCGTGAAGCTGTGTTACCCGGAATACGATCGTATCAGGGTTGTCGCTCGGGATATTCTGGCTGACCCCGAATGTCGCCGATACCGGGATATCCACCGGATATTCGCCCTTCTCGATATCGAGACGCATCCTGTCGGCAAGCTCGATCGCGCCGGTCAGGTCGGTTTCCGTCAGGAGTATCATAAATTCCTGCCCGCCCCATCGTCCCATATAGTCGGTTTTCCGGGTATGGCGGCGCACCTGTTTCAGCACCGCGAGCAACACCTCGTCCGCCGCGCCCGCCCCGAAACTCTCGTTGATCGAGCGGAAGTGGTCGATATCTACCATGATTAGAGAGAATAAACGCTTATATCGTCTCGCCCTCTGCAATTCTAAATCCAATAATTCGTTAAATTTCACGCGGTTATAGGTTTTGGTCATCGGATCGGTGACCGAGAGGTAATTTACCTCGTCCATTTTTTTCATATAATCCCGGTAGACCTCGACATAGCTCTGGATCAGCGAAAGGAACAGCTTATCCTTGACTATCTCGTCCGTCCCTTTATTACGGAACTCGTTAAGCAGGCTCACCAGTTCGGGAAAACTGTCCCTGATTTTTTCATATTCCAGAAGTTCGTTCAGGGCCTTTTCAATCCCGGTATCCATAATCCCTCCCAATAGGGTTTGTCGATAAGCATTCATGTCATTGCGATGCCGCGCTACAAACTTATTAAAGCGCGCTAGAAGCAATCTATTTTATAATAGACTGCTTCACCCCTTGCAGCGACAAAAAATCACTATATCTC is part of the Brevinematales bacterium genome and harbors:
- a CDS encoding 16S rRNA (guanine(966)-N(2))-methyltransferase RsmD, which gives rise to MKITSGEFKGRNLLVPERGVKPTSEKVRQAVISILRPHLSGASMLDLYCGTGAVGIEALSNGAAACCFIDHTYKMMSVLKKNLETIVGDRSRYRVIKHNASMIAEAFAGDTEPPRFDIVFADPFYDDTRYVFERIYEGVFPLLNPGGIFIIEHGERLDLNDYPDFSETRHYGDTYLSLFIKDGGN
- the tsaB gene encoding tRNA (adenosine(37)-N6)-threonylcarbamoyltransferase complex dimerization subunit type 1 TsaB, whose protein sequence is MNILGFDTSAAAYSTVGVLNGRGEFFGMPPQSGGSSEERLMDTVRAVIELAGMTFDDIGLIGAGIGPGSFTGIRIGISAARSLAWASGKPLIGVSSLELLARSVRTPRAGAVCAVTDARMKRVFAAVFRGGVRIMEDSDIEPERLAETLRALPDREILLAGDGLTRYGDIFAAIGGKEVTLAPDARIGAEAICRTAMERFDAGDNGDFHKAEPVYLRKSEAENLWAAAQTNPDNKVK
- a CDS encoding PAS domain S-box protein; this encodes MHHKKWGLTHIKHRHATGEDAGVRKDTMEKMTDDSVKKFLHDAQLKNADTLNHSGDAQGIQDAFERSRDKYYALYDFSPVGYVTLDKEGVILEANLTIAQILGIDRFRLISRPLALYLDKSYWDVLYFHREKAFDTKKKESCEVLFKKMNGCKIFAQLETIAIKDHNDNYTQCLVAIIDISDRKEMEDNLNVAFREMQEIFNVSGDALVAFDPNLNIMRMNKVFSETWGIKSDKAIGKHYRDILKEPLFSTVTRAINEITHGAEHSETEIEKSCEDGGISIYRLRAQPFWNSENQLAGIILALRNVTEQRRIEETIARERKTLEIMLESVDEGIITMDREGYIVHINSVAEKYSGHTRKEAIGGHSSEIISLKKEYPEYQCIRCLQEMANTFTHSARNPSCGKEVSIISKDGKSVPIEPRCAPILDDKRNITGAAMVFRVK
- a CDS encoding carbohydrate kinase family protein, with amino-acid sequence MSTRDFHAAVIGAAGIDTNIYLYANEVDFSVEANFSRNRDYIGCAGGYCSRLFRSQGKNTAFIGTIGGDFQGRYIREEFARDKIDLTGLFTDPEGTIRSVNVMYKDGRRKNFYDGKGAMNIRPDLELSAGILRRSNIAHFSIVNWARYLLPLSREAGNIISCDIQDIVEMNDEYRKDFIEWADVLFFSSANFPDPTPLIKRFLEGKPERIVICGRGAEGCAVGFRDMVRFYPPVEMDRPVTDTNGAGDSLAVGFLSAYFLDQYPLDEAVLRAQITARYTCTIEASTSEFITPAQLDRYYSEIKKV
- a CDS encoding GGDEF domain-containing protein, yielding MDTGIEKALNELLEYEKIRDSFPELVSLLNEFRNKGTDEIVKDKLFLSLIQSYVEVYRDYMKKMDEVNYLSVTDPMTKTYNRVKFNELLDLELQRARRYKRLFSLIMVDIDHFRSINESFGAGAADEVLLAVLKQVRRHTRKTDYMGRWGGQEFMILLTETDLTGAIELADRMRLDIEKGEYPVDIPVSATFGVSQNIPSDNPDTIVFRVTQLHDEAKKMGGNRVIAR